The Edaphobacter sp. 12200R-103 genome contains a region encoding:
- the eno gene encoding phosphopyruvate hydratase, whose translation MTEIVSIHAREILDSRGNPTVEADVVLDGGARGRAAVPSGASTGEHEAVELRDGDKEHYLGKGVLKAVENVESILAPELTGMDASNQRLIDATMIAIDGTENKSKLGANAILAVSMAVARASAEALKLPLYRYLGGVNACLLPTPMMNILNGGSHADSNVDFQEFMVMPVGAESFSDALRWGAETFHTLKGVLKKKGYNTAVGDEGGFAPNLKSNEEAVDLILEAIQLAGYHPGEDIVIALDPASSEFYDKESGKYIFKKSDKRELTSAEMAAYWQQWTERYPIISIEDGLAEDDWDGWEILTKMIGDRVQLVGDDLFVTNTRRLQQGIEKNIANSILIKVNQIGTISETLDAIELARRYGYTSIISHRSGETEDTFIADLSVGTGAGQIKTGSASRTDRIAKYNQLLRIEEELGQAAQFLGIESVNFGE comes from the coding sequence ATGACTGAGATCGTCTCGATTCACGCTCGCGAAATTCTCGATTCCCGCGGCAACCCCACCGTCGAAGCCGACGTCGTCCTCGATGGCGGCGCTCGTGGCCGCGCCGCCGTTCCCAGCGGAGCCTCTACCGGAGAGCATGAGGCCGTGGAGCTGCGCGACGGCGACAAGGAACACTACCTGGGAAAGGGAGTCCTCAAAGCGGTCGAAAATGTCGAATCGATCCTTGCTCCTGAGCTGACTGGCATGGATGCTTCCAACCAGCGACTGATCGATGCCACGATGATTGCAATCGACGGAACGGAGAACAAGTCGAAGCTGGGTGCGAATGCCATTCTCGCTGTTTCGATGGCTGTTGCGCGTGCTTCGGCAGAGGCGCTCAAGCTACCGCTTTATCGCTATCTCGGTGGCGTTAATGCATGCCTTTTGCCCACCCCGATGATGAATATTCTCAACGGAGGCTCGCATGCGGACTCCAATGTCGACTTCCAGGAGTTCATGGTTATGCCGGTCGGCGCGGAGAGCTTCTCCGATGCTCTGCGGTGGGGTGCAGAGACCTTCCACACACTCAAGGGTGTTCTGAAGAAGAAGGGGTACAACACCGCTGTCGGTGATGAGGGGGGATTTGCGCCGAATCTCAAGTCCAACGAGGAAGCGGTTGATCTGATCCTCGAGGCGATTCAACTGGCTGGTTACCACCCGGGCGAAGACATCGTCATTGCGCTGGATCCAGCCTCCAGCGAGTTCTACGACAAGGAAAGCGGCAAGTACATCTTCAAGAAATCAGACAAGCGCGAGCTGACCTCCGCCGAGATGGCCGCGTACTGGCAGCAGTGGACGGAGCGTTACCCCATCATCTCGATCGAAGATGGTCTTGCCGAAGACGACTGGGACGGATGGGAGATTCTGACGAAGATGATCGGAGACAGGGTGCAGCTGGTCGGCGACGATCTGTTCGTGACCAACACGCGGCGCCTGCAGCAGGGAATTGAGAAGAACATCGCAAACTCGATTCTGATCAAGGTCAACCAGATCGGCACCATCTCTGAGACGCTGGACGCGATCGAACTGGCCCGTCGCTATGGCTATACCTCAATCATCAGCCATCGTTCCGGCGAGACGGAGGACACTTTCATTGCAGACCTCTCCGTCGGCACAGGAGCAGGTCAGATCAAGACAGGTTCTGCTTCACGCACGGACCGTATCGCGAAATACAACCAGCTGCTGCGCATTGAGGAAGAGTTGGGGCAGGCTGCGCAATTCCTCGGAATTGAATCGGTCAACTTCGGGGAGTAG
- a CDS encoding protein kinase, with protein sequence MKRRIIRQYELIRKIGAGGSGVVFLANDTLLQRPVVIKLLRRGNLTIEQMRATQLREARLASAIDHPNVCAIYEVGETPAEQGDPEEAYIVMQFIPGKSLDKIIAEGASSLQLVLSAGIQIADGLSAAHSLGIFHRDLKPANVMLTDGGLIKILDFGLARRLSLDQTDFDPSGPSDPRSLPPLGATYTARGGTIAYMAPEQFVTGQSSVQSDIFALGLVLYELATGRHPFHRPDAPDFQTIRATQFADPPAIREINPSLPVELESVILRCLEKQPAARFASAADIRESLKTVMRSMQLDTVLMPGGESLSLHSQGHRALETPEEEKRTTGILSMLAERFRESGPSANARETYSIVVLPFNNYGPADVAPMYGYALADAIATRLTRVTSLVVRPSSSLASVPTQQLDPLSVGKKLLVDFVLAGNFLRSEKGFDLNWQMLDVARQSVRAGGSINVASFDLVSVQTEICDEVFSTLQGVGRLRSPKENYRAPSLSEDVSEEYLQARALLSSFMTRTGSREDLDRARQIFDSVVKTNESFAPAWSGLGITHLQYTRHGLGGQMHLLEARRAFDRALQLDPGSIEANLYRVYMLLSRGEKESARHGIEHLLNTAGNDWNVRLVAGIALRFDGMYEEALEQFNASLRMNPSNAAMIYNHRARVYQYQNQLELAADEIEKGLTLEPRQPLLRISRGYQQMRTGDLEGAIQTLEGVIRDEKSVRIVFPTIALCYVQLGDREKAATFIIDETLTAAEADSEMAYRLATYFAVDGDESEALHWLRRAIYLGNENYPWFSKNPAWKRLAGHTDFERILEDLKKSYRRNQKTWRRLLSQTQG encoded by the coding sequence ATGAAGCGGCGCATTATCCGGCAGTATGAGCTCATCCGCAAGATTGGCGCGGGTGGAAGCGGCGTTGTGTTTCTCGCCAACGACACGCTTCTTCAGCGGCCCGTCGTCATCAAGCTGCTTCGGCGCGGAAACCTGACGATCGAGCAGATGCGGGCGACGCAGCTTCGCGAAGCCAGGCTGGCTTCGGCTATCGATCATCCCAACGTCTGCGCGATCTACGAGGTGGGCGAGACGCCGGCCGAGCAGGGTGATCCGGAAGAGGCCTACATCGTGATGCAGTTCATCCCGGGCAAATCGCTCGATAAGATCATCGCGGAAGGCGCTTCGAGCCTGCAGCTGGTTCTATCGGCCGGAATCCAGATCGCTGACGGTCTTTCCGCGGCGCATTCGCTGGGGATCTTCCATCGCGACCTCAAGCCTGCCAATGTCATGCTGACCGACGGTGGACTGATCAAGATTCTGGACTTCGGCCTGGCCCGCCGCCTCTCTCTCGATCAGACGGACTTCGATCCATCCGGCCCATCGGATCCACGCTCTCTGCCTCCGCTGGGAGCGACCTACACAGCGCGTGGGGGGACAATCGCTTATATGGCTCCGGAGCAGTTTGTCACCGGGCAGTCCTCCGTACAGTCCGACATCTTTGCGCTCGGACTGGTCCTTTACGAGCTGGCGACCGGCCGCCACCCCTTCCATCGGCCCGACGCGCCTGATTTCCAGACGATCCGGGCAACGCAATTTGCCGATCCTCCGGCGATCCGGGAGATCAATCCCAGTCTTCCGGTGGAGCTTGAGAGCGTCATCCTGCGATGTCTGGAGAAGCAGCCGGCGGCCCGGTTTGCGTCGGCTGCGGATATTCGCGAGTCGCTGAAGACAGTTATGCGTTCGATGCAGCTGGATACGGTCCTGATGCCGGGAGGAGAGTCGCTCTCGCTGCACTCGCAGGGGCATCGCGCGCTGGAGACTCCGGAAGAGGAGAAGCGCACGACCGGTATTCTTTCGATGCTGGCGGAGCGGTTCCGCGAGTCCGGTCCCTCGGCCAACGCCCGGGAGACCTACAGCATCGTCGTGCTGCCATTCAATAACTATGGGCCTGCCGACGTAGCTCCGATGTACGGGTATGCTCTGGCCGACGCCATTGCAACGCGCCTTACCCGCGTCACCTCGCTGGTCGTGCGACCCTCGAGCTCGCTTGCATCGGTTCCTACCCAGCAGCTCGATCCTCTCAGCGTAGGCAAAAAACTTCTTGTGGACTTTGTTCTGGCGGGAAATTTTCTGCGCTCGGAAAAGGGATTCGACCTGAACTGGCAGATGCTCGATGTGGCTCGCCAGAGTGTGCGGGCGGGCGGCTCTATCAATGTTGCCTCGTTTGATCTGGTCAGTGTGCAGACCGAGATCTGCGATGAGGTGTTCAGTACGCTGCAGGGGGTGGGCCGGCTGAGAAGCCCGAAGGAGAACTACCGCGCTCCGTCGCTTTCGGAAGATGTTTCAGAAGAATATCTGCAGGCGCGCGCCCTGCTTTCCTCGTTCATGACCCGGACCGGCAGCCGGGAAGACCTGGATCGCGCACGGCAGATCTTCGATTCGGTTGTCAAGACCAACGAGAGCTTCGCTCCTGCATGGTCAGGGCTGGGGATCACGCACCTGCAGTACACGCGTCACGGGTTGGGCGGACAGATGCATCTGCTGGAGGCGAGGCGCGCCTTTGATCGCGCTCTGCAGCTCGATCCCGGATCGATTGAAGCCAACTTGTATCGCGTATATATGCTTCTTTCTCGCGGCGAAAAGGAGTCTGCGAGGCATGGCATCGAGCATCTGCTGAATACGGCAGGGAACGATTGGAATGTACGCCTGGTCGCGGGCATTGCCCTCCGCTTCGATGGCATGTACGAGGAGGCGCTGGAGCAGTTCAATGCGTCGCTGCGGATGAATCCGTCGAATGCGGCCATGATCTACAACCATCGCGCCCGCGTGTATCAGTACCAGAACCAGCTGGAGCTGGCCGCCGACGAAATCGAAAAGGGGCTTACGCTGGAGCCCCGGCAGCCGCTCCTGCGAATCTCCAGGGGATATCAGCAGATGCGGACCGGGGATCTGGAGGGCGCGATTCAGACTCTGGAAGGCGTCATTCGCGATGAGAAGTCCGTGCGGATCGTCTTCCCCACGATTGCTCTCTGCTACGTGCAGCTTGGCGACCGTGAAAAGGCTGCCACCTTCATCATCGATGAGACCCTGACTGCGGCGGAGGCCGACAGCGAGATGGCATACCGGCTCGCTACCTACTTTGCCGTAGATGGAGACGAGAGCGAGGCGCTGCACTGGCTTCGCCGGGCCATCTATCTGGGCAATGAGAACTATCCGTGGTTTTCGAAGAATCCGGCTTGGAAACGGCTTGCAGGGCATACCGATTTCGAGCGGATCCTGGAGGACCTTAAAAAGAGCTATCGCCGGAATCAGAAGACATGGAGACGACTGCTGTCCCAGACTCAGGGTTAG
- a CDS encoding response regulator → MQSKTILLVDDNAVQAMIRRTILERNGYATITVLQPARALDHLRNSDSPSSIDLVITDHIMPGMSGSTFSREVRGLRPTIPILVISGMEDAYLEYEGLNVEFRAKPLQPEILLQSVQQLIGIPEPSVSSSVLAAVIA, encoded by the coding sequence ATGCAATCCAAGACGATTCTTCTGGTCGACGACAACGCAGTCCAGGCAATGATTCGGCGAACCATCCTGGAACGAAACGGTTACGCGACAATAACGGTCCTTCAACCCGCGCGAGCCCTCGACCACCTTCGTAACAGCGACTCTCCTTCGAGCATTGATCTCGTCATCACCGATCACATCATGCCGGGGATGAGCGGAAGTACCTTCTCCAGAGAAGTCCGAGGCCTGCGGCCCACGATTCCGATTCTGGTCATCAGTGGAATGGAAGACGCCTACCTCGAATACGAAGGGCTGAATGTTGAGTTCCGCGCCAAGCCGCTGCAGCCCGAGATTCTGCTCCAGTCCGTGCAGCAGTTGATCGGCATCCCGGAACCATCCGTAAGTTCAAGCGTTTTAGCGGCTGTAATCGCCTGA
- the zwf gene encoding glucose-6-phosphate dehydrogenase — protein MSTQAPTVRPAVPSDALVFFGATGDLAYKKIFPALQAMVKRGELNVPVIGVAKAGWNLDQLKARAQDSLEKHGGVDQNAWQKLSSLLRYVDGDYADDSTFAEVRKQLGPAQHPANYLAIPPSLFEEVVAKLVKSGCARGARMIVEKPFGHDLASAQHLNRVLLAAFPESAIFRIDHYLAKAPVHNIVSFRFSNSFIEPLWNRDHIESVQITMAENFGIQGRGAFYDQNGAVRDVMENHVFQVMCNLAMECPARRDSESIRDEKVKVLKAIPSIEPCNVLRGQFTGYRNEKGVAPDSTVETYAAMRLEIKSWRWDGVPFYLRAGKDLPTTCTEVIAKMRKPPQANMTEPAPQNYLRFRILPEMEIALAVSIAGSGEGTPRSLIELEACRAPRPQDMDAYERVLSDAMEGDSTLFARQDYVEEAWRIVDPMLKAQTPVYSYQPGTWGPTEGVPPETMANVTPPGGWQEAVSSAQAGSRTSL, from the coding sequence TTGAGCACGCAAGCGCCGACTGTTCGTCCTGCCGTTCCTTCCGATGCCCTGGTCTTCTTTGGCGCCACCGGAGACCTCGCCTACAAGAAGATCTTTCCCGCGCTCCAGGCGATGGTTAAGCGTGGAGAGCTGAATGTTCCGGTGATCGGAGTGGCAAAGGCCGGCTGGAACCTGGACCAGCTGAAGGCTCGTGCCCAGGACTCTCTGGAGAAGCACGGCGGCGTCGATCAGAATGCGTGGCAGAAGCTCTCATCGCTGCTTCGCTACGTCGATGGAGACTATGCCGACGACTCTACCTTTGCAGAGGTTCGCAAGCAGCTGGGACCTGCACAGCATCCGGCAAACTACCTTGCGATTCCGCCCTCGCTGTTTGAAGAGGTGGTAGCGAAGCTCGTGAAGTCCGGCTGTGCACGTGGCGCGCGCATGATTGTGGAAAAGCCCTTCGGTCACGATCTGGCTTCGGCGCAGCATCTCAATCGAGTCCTTCTCGCGGCGTTTCCGGAATCGGCGATCTTCCGCATCGATCATTACCTCGCAAAGGCACCCGTGCACAATATCGTCTCCTTTCGGTTTTCGAACTCGTTCATCGAGCCGCTCTGGAACCGGGACCACATTGAAAGCGTTCAGATCACCATGGCCGAGAACTTCGGCATACAGGGGCGGGGAGCGTTCTATGACCAGAATGGCGCGGTGCGCGATGTGATGGAGAACCATGTCTTCCAGGTGATGTGTAATCTCGCCATGGAATGTCCGGCGCGACGCGACAGCGAATCCATCCGCGACGAGAAGGTGAAGGTGCTGAAGGCGATCCCGTCGATCGAACCATGTAACGTTCTTCGCGGCCAGTTCACCGGTTATCGGAATGAAAAAGGCGTGGCTCCAGATTCGACCGTGGAGACCTACGCTGCCATGCGTCTGGAGATTAAATCGTGGCGCTGGGACGGAGTCCCGTTTTACCTTCGTGCCGGCAAAGATCTTCCAACTACCTGCACTGAGGTGATAGCGAAGATGCGAAAGCCGCCTCAAGCCAACATGACCGAGCCCGCACCTCAGAATTATCTGCGGTTCCGCATCCTTCCGGAGATGGAGATTGCGCTTGCCGTCTCCATCGCCGGATCGGGAGAAGGTACACCACGCTCGCTGATCGAGCTGGAGGCCTGTCGGGCGCCGCGCCCGCAGGACATGGATGCCTACGAACGGGTGCTCAGCGATGCCATGGAGGGCGACTCCACCCTGTTCGCGCGCCAGGATTATGTGGAAGAAGCCTGGCGCATCGTGGATCCCATGCTGAAGGCGCAGACCCCTGTCTATTCCTACCAACCAGGTACGTGGGGCCCGACAG
- a CDS encoding sodium:solute symporter family protein, producing the protein MNLSIIDWLIMLVYFIFVLGIGFALKRYMRTSNDFFLAGRSIPAWVCGLAFISANLGAQEVIGMGASGAKYGINTSHFYWIGAIPAMIFVGIFMMPFYYGSKARSVPEYLRMRFDEKTRAVNAFSFAIMTVLSSGISMYAMALLIQTLGLFHGIIPDRYIFHVSVFVSAIIVLAYIFLGGLSSAIYNEVLQFFLIVAGFAPLVWIGLRNVGGWQGIKHTLPAAMTHSWRGMTHANTNTLGVEWIGLSMGLGFVLSFGYWCTDFLVIQRAMAADSEVSARRVPLIAAIPKMFFPFLVILPGLIAVSVVPKAITAGRTVLESSQSLSAPSATSPSGKTAEVPLVDKHPHGIVPLKMNPMNGKPVLDSSGQPVYNYDLAIPVLLLYYFPTGILGLGLTALLASFMSGMAGNVTAFNTVWTYDIYQAYINKKASDAHYLWMGRMATIGGILLSIAAAYAVTNFNNIMDALQLVFSFVNAPLFATFLLGMFWKRTTGHAAFTGLLAGTAAALVHHGLTLPIGAATGIHGGWISVIHQYPSDMAQNFWTAIFAFSVNLVVTVAVSLVTRPREEQELVGLVYSLTPKPVETHLEWYQKPSTLAYGVLAMLIVLNLIFA; encoded by the coding sequence GTGAACCTTTCCATCATCGACTGGCTGATCATGCTGGTCTATTTCATCTTCGTTCTGGGCATCGGATTTGCCCTGAAGCGCTACATGCGCACCTCTAACGATTTTTTTCTGGCAGGACGATCGATTCCGGCCTGGGTGTGCGGACTCGCTTTTATATCGGCGAACCTCGGCGCCCAGGAAGTTATCGGCATGGGTGCTTCGGGAGCGAAGTACGGCATCAATACCAGCCACTTCTACTGGATTGGCGCTATTCCGGCGATGATCTTCGTAGGTATCTTCATGATGCCGTTCTATTACGGGTCGAAGGCGCGCTCCGTTCCCGAGTATCTGCGGATGCGCTTTGATGAGAAGACCCGCGCTGTGAACGCATTTTCCTTCGCGATCATGACGGTGCTCTCTTCGGGCATCTCGATGTATGCGATGGCGCTGCTGATCCAGACCCTGGGGCTCTTCCACGGCATCATTCCCGACCGCTACATCTTCCATGTGTCGGTCTTTGTCTCGGCCATTATTGTTCTGGCTTACATCTTTCTTGGCGGCCTTTCGAGCGCCATTTATAACGAAGTGCTGCAGTTTTTCCTGATCGTGGCGGGCTTCGCGCCTCTGGTCTGGATCGGGTTGCGAAACGTCGGCGGCTGGCAGGGAATCAAGCACACGCTTCCCGCGGCGATGACGCACTCCTGGAGGGGCATGACGCATGCCAACACCAACACACTGGGGGTGGAATGGATCGGCCTTTCGATGGGATTGGGTTTTGTGCTGAGTTTCGGCTACTGGTGCACTGACTTTCTGGTGATCCAGCGCGCGATGGCAGCTGACTCAGAGGTGTCTGCCCGGCGCGTTCCGCTGATTGCGGCGATCCCCAAGATGTTCTTTCCGTTTCTGGTGATCTTGCCTGGACTGATTGCCGTCAGCGTGGTGCCAAAAGCGATCACGGCGGGGCGGACTGTTCTTGAATCCTCCCAGTCGTTGAGCGCACCCTCGGCGACGTCGCCATCAGGAAAAACAGCGGAGGTGCCGCTGGTGGATAAGCATCCTCACGGAATCGTGCCTCTGAAGATGAATCCGATGAACGGTAAGCCAGTGCTCGATAGCAGCGGCCAGCCGGTGTATAACTACGATCTCGCCATCCCGGTTCTGCTTCTGTACTACTTTCCGACGGGCATCCTCGGGCTGGGATTGACGGCTCTACTTGCCAGCTTTATGTCGGGAATGGCGGGCAACGTGACGGCATTCAACACGGTGTGGACCTACGATATCTACCAGGCCTACATCAACAAGAAGGCGTCGGACGCACACTATCTGTGGATGGGCAGGATGGCAACGATCGGGGGGATACTGCTCTCCATTGCCGCTGCCTATGCCGTGACCAACTTCAACAACATTATGGATGCGCTGCAGCTGGTCTTCTCTTTCGTGAATGCTCCGCTGTTCGCCACGTTCCTGCTGGGAATGTTCTGGAAGCGCACGACCGGCCATGCAGCCTTTACCGGCCTGCTTGCCGGTACTGCAGCCGCTCTGGTTCACCACGGTCTCACGCTTCCCATCGGCGCTGCCACAGGAATCCACGGTGGCTGGATCTCGGTCATTCATCAATATCCGAGCGACATGGCGCAGAACTTCTGGACGGCGATCTTTGCGTTCTCGGTCAACCTGGTGGTGACGGTTGCTGTCAGCCTTGTGACACGACCGCGAGAAGAGCAGGAGCTCGTAGGTCTGGTCTATTCGCTGACCCCCAAGCCGGTGGAAACCCATCTGGAGTGGTACCAGAAGCCCTCGACGCTGGCCTATGGCGTATTGGCCATGTTGATCGTTCTCAACCTAATCTTCGCTTAG
- the gnd gene encoding phosphogluconate dehydrogenase (NAD(+)-dependent, decarboxylating), whose translation MQLGMVGLGRMGANMVRRLVAHGHECVVYDRSSEAVAELAKTSGVTGASSPEDLISKLTPPRPIWLMIPAGAVDQAIAQISPHLQADDILIDGGNSYYIDDIRRSKDLLPKKIHYVDVGTSGGVWGLDRGYCLMIGGEDEVVQHLDPIFQAIAPGVGDAERTPDFDKVGGTAEHGYLHCGANGAGHFVKMVHNGIEYGMMAAYAEGLGVLKGANIGKHTAEIDAETTPLRDPEHYQYDFNLAAVAEVWRRGSVIASWLLDLTASALVEDRELSKFSGRVSDSGEGRWTIKAGIDEGIPTPVLTTALYERFSSRGLADFSDKLLSAMRYEFGGHLEKPSDN comes from the coding sequence ATGCAACTTGGAATGGTTGGATTGGGACGAATGGGGGCCAACATGGTCCGCCGGCTGGTGGCTCACGGCCACGAGTGTGTGGTCTACGATCGATCGTCAGAGGCGGTCGCAGAACTGGCGAAGACCAGCGGTGTTACCGGTGCGTCCTCTCCGGAGGATCTCATCAGCAAACTAACCCCTCCACGCCCAATCTGGCTCATGATTCCTGCCGGTGCAGTCGATCAGGCGATCGCGCAGATCTCTCCTCATCTTCAGGCCGACGACATCCTGATCGACGGTGGAAACTCCTATTACATCGATGACATTCGTCGATCGAAAGACCTGCTGCCGAAGAAGATCCACTATGTGGATGTAGGCACCAGCGGCGGGGTATGGGGTCTGGATCGTGGATATTGCCTGATGATCGGAGGCGAGGATGAGGTTGTTCAGCATCTCGATCCCATCTTTCAGGCGATCGCTCCGGGTGTCGGGGACGCGGAGCGGACCCCGGACTTCGACAAGGTGGGTGGAACCGCCGAGCACGGTTACCTGCACTGCGGCGCAAACGGGGCTGGACACTTCGTGAAGATGGTGCATAACGGAATCGAGTATGGAATGATGGCCGCCTATGCCGAGGGTCTGGGGGTCCTCAAGGGCGCAAATATCGGCAAGCACACTGCCGAAATCGACGCCGAGACGACCCCACTGCGTGATCCGGAGCACTACCAATACGACTTCAATCTGGCTGCGGTTGCGGAGGTGTGGCGGCGCGGGTCTGTGATTGCCTCCTGGCTGCTCGACCTGACGGCATCTGCCCTGGTCGAAGATCGCGAGCTCTCAAAGTTCAGCGGCCGCGTCTCCGACTCCGGTGAAGGGCGCTGGACGATCAAGGCCGGAATTGATGAGGGGATTCCTACTCCCGTCCTGACCACTGCGTTGTACGAACGCTTCAGCTCGCGTGGCCTGGCGGATTTTTCAGATAAGCTTCTTTCTGCGATGCGCTATGAGTTCGGCGGTCATCTGGAGAAGCCGTCAGACAATTAA
- a CDS encoding heme lyase CcmF/NrfE family subunit, with protein MPTHPMPEFGSFALLLALVLSTYTLVMGAVALWRSRSQSGIVAGGSGAGRLGETARRAGIASFIALSCAAFALVWAAFTNDYSVSYILHHTNRDLNTAYKFSALWSGQEGSLLLWAWLLSGYGFVLRIRHKIDVRLSAFASTILAGIQVFFLLLLNFAAPPFAIQPGPVSPDGFGLNPLLQYPEMVIHPPMLYLGYVGFSVPFAFALGALMMRYPGEKWIHITRRWTMVTWLFLTCGIFLGAHWAYSVLGWGGYWGWDPVENASLMPWLTGTAFLHSVMMQEKRGMMKAWNVWLIFSTFLLTILGTLLTRSGLVSSVHAFAQSSIGNWFYGFILVVFAVCLFTFFKQKDHLKSENRLESLVSRESSFLFNNLILLTACFTVLWGTLFPVLSEYVQGSKVTVGAPFYNRVNLPIGIFLLFLTGIGPLLAWRSTSLRSIRRNFVLPCIAMAVTFAVVIACGVRPWSAGDDARSETFSLITFTLASGVITAIAAEFLRGAGVVSTQTGKNLLASVILLTRRNTRRYGGYIVHFGIVVMFIGIAGGAFNQSHEQEMGFGDSLTIGNYKLVCQSFTQDTNPNYDTEYALLDVYKGSKKVTQLAPERRFYNASQTTSTMVALRSTLAEDLYVIYEGKNPETDKPIIKVFINPLMNWIWIGVLIVVLGTFLALVPNLTRVPAEARVAVPLPVQEAEVHHV; from the coding sequence ATGCCAACCCACCCCATGCCTGAGTTCGGCAGCTTCGCCTTGCTGCTGGCCCTTGTTCTCAGTACATACACGCTGGTCATGGGTGCCGTCGCTCTGTGGCGCTCCCGGTCTCAGTCAGGAATAGTCGCCGGAGGCAGCGGGGCCGGAAGACTGGGAGAGACGGCCCGTCGGGCCGGTATCGCCAGCTTCATCGCGCTCAGCTGCGCCGCCTTCGCGCTGGTGTGGGCTGCATTCACCAACGACTACTCCGTCAGCTACATCCTGCACCACACCAACCGCGATCTCAATACGGCATATAAGTTCTCAGCCCTGTGGAGCGGTCAGGAAGGCTCTCTTCTGCTGTGGGCATGGCTGCTCAGCGGTTACGGCTTCGTGCTCCGCATCCGGCACAAGATCGATGTTCGCCTCTCGGCCTTTGCCTCTACCATCCTTGCGGGGATCCAGGTCTTCTTCCTGCTGCTGCTCAACTTTGCCGCGCCACCCTTCGCCATTCAGCCTGGCCCCGTCTCGCCGGACGGCTTCGGTCTCAATCCTCTGCTGCAGTACCCGGAGATGGTCATTCACCCTCCCATGCTGTACCTGGGGTACGTCGGCTTCTCGGTTCCCTTCGCCTTCGCCCTGGGCGCACTGATGATGCGGTATCCCGGCGAAAAATGGATCCATATCACCCGCCGCTGGACCATGGTCACCTGGCTCTTCCTTACCTGTGGCATCTTCCTCGGAGCACACTGGGCCTATAGCGTGCTCGGCTGGGGCGGCTACTGGGGATGGGACCCGGTCGAGAACGCCAGCCTGATGCCGTGGCTCACCGGCACCGCCTTCCTGCACTCGGTCATGATGCAGGAGAAGCGCGGCATGATGAAGGCCTGGAACGTCTGGCTGATCTTTTCGACCTTCCTGCTGACGATTCTCGGTACCCTGCTGACGCGTTCCGGACTTGTAAGCAGTGTCCATGCATTCGCACAGTCCTCCATCGGAAACTGGTTCTACGGTTTTATCCTCGTCGTCTTCGCGGTCTGCCTCTTCACCTTCTTCAAGCAGAAGGATCATCTGAAGAGTGAAAACCGCCTGGAATCGCTGGTCAGCCGCGAGTCGAGCTTTCTCTTCAATAACCTCATTCTGCTGACAGCCTGCTTCACCGTTCTGTGGGGAACGCTCTTCCCGGTCCTTAGTGAGTATGTACAGGGCTCCAAGGTGACAGTAGGCGCACCGTTCTATAACCGCGTTAACCTTCCCATCGGAATCTTCCTGCTCTTCCTGACCGGCATCGGTCCCCTGCTGGCATGGCGCTCCACTTCGCTGCGCTCGATTCGTCGCAACTTCGTTCTCCCCTGCATCGCAATGGCCGTTACCTTTGCCGTAGTGATCGCGTGCGGCGTGCGGCCCTGGAGCGCCGGCGATGATGCCCGGTCCGAGACCTTCTCTCTCATCACCTTTACCCTGGCCTCCGGCGTCATCACCGCCATCGCAGCCGAGTTCCTGCGCGGAGCCGGTGTTGTCAGCACGCAGACCGGCAAAAATCTTCTGGCTTCCGTCATTCTTCTGACACGCCGGAACACCCGTCGTTATGGCGGATACATCGTCCACTTCGGCATCGTTGTCATGTTCATCGGAATCGCCGGCGGAGCCTTCAATCAGTCGCACGAGCAGGAGATGGGCTTCGGCGACAGCCTGACAATCGGGAATTACAAACTCGTCTGTCAGAGCTTCACCCAGGACACGAACCCCAACTACGACACGGAATACGCCCTTCTGGACGTCTACAAGGGATCGAAGAAGGTCACCCAGCTTGCTCCGGAGCGCCGCTTCTACAACGCGAGCCAGACCACCTCGACCATGGTCGCGCTGCGCTCCACGCTGGCCGAAGACCTTTACGTCATCTATGAAGGTAAGAATCCCGAAACCGACAAGCCCATCATCAAGGTCTTCATCAATCCTCTGATGAACTGGATCTGGATCGGCGTCCTCATCGTCGTCCTGGGAACCTTCCTCGCCCTTGTCCCCAATCTCACGCGCGTTCCCGCCGAGGCGCGGGTAGCTGTTCCCCTGCCGGTTCAGGAGGCTGAGGTTCACCATGTTTAG